One region of Streptomyces davaonensis JCM 4913 genomic DNA includes:
- a CDS encoding non-ribosomal peptide synthetase, giving the protein MSETPAPRHPLTGPQLGAYYGHELDRLKSTYNQASYLEITGPLRADLLEAALRSAVAETDALRMRFAADTTGPVQVPYPPEPFPFPVVDLTDRDDPRAEAEAWMRAELARPVDLATGPTHAQALFRIGPDRHLWYQRYHHLVLDGYGVWLLTRRTAELYDALLAGADSAGTPLRPLADLLDEYTAYLGSDDCARDRAHWHRRLAEPPAPVLLGGRGAPAGPEYILHRTGADASVVRGLHALAERLGQRWTRTAVAAVAAHVHAETGRRDLLLTLPVTGRTAPAAREVPGMLATMQPLLLDHDPDATLAAFTAQVAERVDEALAHQRYPYERLRRELRTPADAPKLYGPIVNVLAFSAEPTFGGLPAVRQWIAIGPVDDLEFMIQESATGELQLNLWANAAVYSPETVARHGESVVALLGRLAEAGPETSMADLSGPRTVVTARPVVGTAAGLFAARVAADPHAPALLTDGELPMSYGELDTRAETLARRLTERGIGPESLVALALPRGRTLMTAVLAVWKAGAAFLPVDPDYPPDRVEFMLADARPALLLTDPSVDLSAVELAGLPRMTLRDNDSAPASASPGSVSADPAHPAYVIYTSGSTGRPKGVVVTHAGIADLVHTQRTRLAAGPGARVLQFASPSFDAAFWETAMGLFSGAALVVEPADKLTPGPALAATLARHQVTHLTVPPSALSAMTGLDLPSVTTLVVAGEAVTEQLVGTWAPGRTMVNAYGPTETTVCATTSAPLTTDGGPAPLGTGVQGTRVHVLDDALRPVAPGGTGELYIAGHSLARGYLRRPGLTATRFVACPFGAPGERMYRTGDLVRRTDDGQLLFVGRADDQVKVRGHRVELGEVETVLRRHPDVAQNAVTVHGELLVAHVVAGPGARVDAEALRAYAAARLPEYMVPGAFVLLDALPLTPNGKTDRAALPAPDFRAAPASEDAHRPLTEHEELLGRLFAEVLGVDEVGPDDNFFDLGGHSLLATRLLVKIRATVGAELSVADLFDAPTPAGLAVRLAPPAPSGLVRRERPSAVPLSFAQRRLWFLHRLEGPSATYNIPFVLEVDGPLDVAVLEAAVNDVVARHEPLRTVIREREGDPEQVIREPAPDLVTVDRADVAPGELESALRDAVAHTFELGSELPLCVSVFRTAADRWAVLLLMHHIAGDGASVRPLLRDLTEAYAARQRGAAPEWAPLPVTYTDYALWQREQFGEDAEDAEHEDLTYWRTALAGLPDALELPSDRPRPAVSSHRGAVHTFRVEPALHQGLLSLARETGTTLFMVVQAGLAALLSRLGAGEDIPLGSPVAGRTDDSLEELVGFFVNTLVLRTDVSGDPSFRELLARVRAADLEAYAHQDLPFEQLVEALNPERSLSRQPLFQVMLSLDNNPSAAVAVPGLGVRTRVVRAEVARVDLTLSLSEVDGGGVEGSLEYATDLFEADTAAALMARLVGLLGEAVADPSVAVSGLDVLRPGETATLTGEWNAPALPAAAQRTPRTVQERFAEQAARTPDAVALRQADGGTVTYRELDERQRRLAGRLRALGIGPGSRVAVLQERSAALVVTTLAVLRTGAAYVPLNPADPAPRMRHVLAETGAAALVTDRDPAEALGVPVLRVDGAEHADGTGDDSLFAGHPDDLAYVMYTSGSTGAPKGIAVTHANILALADDRHWRSGAHGRVLVHSPYAFDASTYEMWVPLLHGGEAVLAPAGRLDSAALADTVQRHGVTAVFLTTALFNHLVEDHPDCLSGVREVWTGGEFVSPGAVRRALERCPGTIVVHVYGPTETTTFAVCHPLAGPESVRGETVPIGRALDGDRCFVLDDRLRPVPPHVVGELYIAGEGVARGYVGQPGLTAGRFVACPFGAPGERMYRTGDLVRWTADGQIVFVGRADDQVKIRGHRIELGEIQAALLDDPSVAHAVVTVLDDATVGRRLAAHVVPADLTNPPVVDRLRARLAQLLPGFMVPGVFVVMEALPLTPNGKVDRRALPVPSDAVRGADGGGRVAGSPEEEMVCRVFAEVLGLSRVGADAHFFELGGHSLLATRVVGRLRSLFGVELPIQALFDAPTPAGLAERVRGVEGRSRPGVVRRERPVVVPLSFAQRRLWFLHRLEGPSATYNIPLALEVEGRLDVGVLEGAVNDVVARHEPLRTVIGEREGVPQQVIHEPAPDLVAVRTHEVAADGLPSALAEAVTYPFDLGAELPLRVEVFRSGPERWTVLLLVHHIAGDGWSLRPLLRDLTEAYAARQRGEVPEWAPLPVTYTDYALWQQELLGDEDQPGTLAREQLAYWQGALNGIPEQLALPTDRPRPAEPSYRGDMRHFFIEPELHRALLELARETGTTLFMVVQAGLAALLSRLGAGEDIPLGSPVAGRTDDSLEELVGFFVNTLVLRTDVSGDPSFRELLARVRAADLEAYAHQDLPFEQLVDAVGAERSMAYNPLFQVMLALDNNADTAVELPGLRVRPRPVGTRAARFDLTVGLSERVVGDLGAEGVRGSVEYSTDLFDAATVDAFAARLLRLLGQAVARPDLPFGELEILTDEESTALGTAGRPEAAAAVTAPALFEERVREAPHAVAVTAGREQRTYRELNEAANRLARVLIEHGAGPDTVVAVRLPRGPRLAEAMLAVLKSGAAYLPLDPDYPAGRIAHMLDDARPVLLVGPTPEAGVPVLDLDAPDTRDALGAVSPHDVADSERRAPLRPGHVAYVVYTSGSTGRPKGVEVPHRGVANLVAASQEELGGVGPGSRVLQFASPSFDGAFWEIGATLLAGGCVVMHPTGAWNAAEDLVPLVTSQKVTHLAIPPSVLAILPDDALLPDTTLFVVGEACPPALMAHWAPRCRMLNSYGPTETTVSATVTEPLTAGGTPPIGTPIRGVRVHLLDERLRPVPPGVPAEVYIAGAGLARGYRSRPTATAERFVADPWGAPGSRMYRTGDLARRRTDGQLEFVGRVDEQVKIRGYRIELGEIETALAAHPGVARTAVAVHTGPRTSRLVGYVVPAPGTDGPDGAELRAFVARTLPDYMVPAAFVTLDRLPLSPNGKLDRAALPAPEPVGAIGGRAPLGAVEETLCGIVREALGMPDAGVEDDFFDLGGDSITAIQLSSRARAAGLALSPRDVFRHRTVAALARVATETGAAVEPDDGTGEVTPTPVMRWLYELGGPTDGFHQSMLLRTPAGVRQDTVAAVLQTLLDHHDMLRVRRDEEGRLVVPPAGAVRAAELLRRVDRVTPEHFAEESARTVAELAPAQGRTVAAVWFDHGPDESGRLFLAVHHLAVDGVSWRILLEDIAEAGRALTEGREPRPQPVVTSFRRWSQLLAAEADSTRRTAELPHWQATSTVPAPLAPGLDPVPGRDVTRTIRRRADSLAADTGRALLTTVAPAFHCGPDELLLTALALAVARWRRDRGTPADALLVELEGHGRADLPGADVSRTVGWFTSAHPVRLDLAHTDLDEALAGGPALGDAVKRIKEQVRSAPGDRIGHGLLRHLNAGTAPRLAGLAVPRVGFNYLGRLPSGGPAADWAIDPAPGAFGGGADPDLPAVHTLALNVVAEDRPEGPVLRAGWTWPGALLGEDDVAALADTWLAVLATLARHDAGDAGRTPSDVPLVGLSQDQLDRLEAAWRSPR; this is encoded by the coding sequence ATGTCTGAGACCCCCGCACCACGCCACCCGCTGACCGGCCCGCAGCTCGGCGCCTACTACGGCCATGAACTCGACCGGCTGAAGTCGACGTACAACCAGGCCTCCTACCTGGAGATCACCGGCCCGCTGCGGGCAGACCTGCTGGAGGCGGCGCTCCGGTCGGCGGTCGCCGAGACCGACGCGCTGCGGATGCGGTTCGCGGCCGACACCACCGGGCCCGTGCAGGTCCCCTACCCGCCCGAGCCGTTCCCCTTCCCGGTGGTCGACCTGACGGACCGCGACGATCCGCGGGCCGAGGCCGAGGCATGGATGCGGGCGGAACTGGCCCGCCCCGTCGACCTGGCGACCGGGCCCACGCACGCCCAGGCGCTGTTCCGGATCGGCCCCGACCGGCACCTGTGGTACCAGCGCTACCACCACCTCGTGCTCGACGGCTACGGCGTCTGGCTGCTCACCCGGCGCACCGCCGAGCTGTACGACGCGCTGCTCGCCGGCGCCGACAGCGCGGGCACCCCGCTGCGGCCCCTCGCCGACCTGCTCGACGAGTACACCGCCTACCTCGGCTCCGACGACTGCGCCCGCGACCGCGCCCACTGGCACCGACGGCTCGCCGAGCCGCCCGCCCCGGTGCTCCTCGGCGGCCGCGGCGCGCCCGCCGGACCGGAGTACATCCTGCACCGCACCGGAGCCGACGCCTCCGTCGTCCGGGGCCTGCACGCCCTGGCCGAACGGCTGGGGCAGCGCTGGACGCGTACCGCCGTGGCCGCCGTCGCCGCCCATGTGCACGCCGAGACCGGACGGCGGGACCTGCTGTTGACGCTGCCCGTCACCGGGCGTACCGCACCGGCCGCCCGCGAGGTGCCGGGCATGCTCGCCACGATGCAGCCCCTGCTGCTCGACCACGACCCGGACGCCACGCTCGCCGCCTTCACCGCCCAGGTCGCCGAGCGGGTCGACGAGGCCCTCGCCCACCAGCGCTACCCCTACGAACGGCTCCGCCGCGAGCTGCGCACCCCGGCCGACGCGCCCAAGCTGTACGGGCCGATCGTCAATGTGCTGGCCTTCTCCGCCGAGCCGACGTTCGGCGGGCTGCCCGCCGTACGGCAGTGGATCGCCATCGGGCCGGTCGACGACCTGGAGTTCATGATCCAGGAGTCGGCCACCGGGGAGCTCCAGCTCAACCTGTGGGCCAACGCCGCCGTGTACTCGCCCGAGACCGTGGCCCGGCACGGCGAGTCCGTCGTGGCGCTGCTCGGGCGGCTGGCCGAGGCCGGGCCGGAGACGTCCATGGCCGACCTCAGTGGTCCGCGGACCGTCGTGACCGCCCGGCCGGTGGTCGGGACCGCCGCCGGTCTCTTCGCCGCCCGTGTCGCCGCCGACCCGCATGCTCCCGCACTGCTCACCGACGGCGAACTTCCCATGTCCTACGGCGAGTTGGACACCCGTGCGGAGACGCTCGCCCGACGCCTGACCGAGCGTGGGATCGGTCCGGAGAGCCTCGTCGCGCTCGCCCTGCCGCGCGGGCGGACCCTGATGACGGCCGTGCTCGCGGTGTGGAAGGCGGGGGCCGCGTTCCTGCCCGTGGACCCCGACTACCCGCCGGACCGCGTCGAGTTCATGCTCGCCGACGCCCGCCCCGCACTCCTGCTGACCGACCCGTCCGTCGACCTGTCGGCCGTGGAACTGGCCGGACTGCCCCGGATGACGCTCCGCGACAACGACAGCGCACCCGCTTCGGCCTCGCCCGGGTCCGTCTCGGCCGACCCCGCCCACCCGGCCTACGTCATCTACACCTCGGGCTCCACCGGCCGCCCCAAGGGTGTCGTCGTCACCCACGCCGGGATCGCCGACCTCGTGCACACCCAGCGCACCCGGCTCGCCGCCGGGCCCGGCGCCCGTGTCCTTCAGTTCGCCTCGCCCAGCTTCGACGCGGCGTTCTGGGAAACCGCGATGGGCCTGTTCAGCGGGGCCGCGCTGGTGGTGGAACCGGCCGACAAGCTGACCCCGGGGCCCGCGCTCGCCGCGACCCTCGCCCGGCACCAGGTCACCCATCTCACCGTGCCGCCCTCCGCCCTGTCCGCGATGACGGGCCTCGACCTGCCCTCCGTGACCACGCTCGTCGTCGCCGGAGAAGCGGTGACCGAGCAACTGGTGGGCACCTGGGCGCCCGGCCGGACCATGGTCAACGCCTACGGCCCGACCGAGACGACGGTCTGCGCCACCACCAGCGCCCCGCTGACCACCGACGGCGGCCCCGCCCCGCTCGGCACCGGTGTCCAGGGCACCCGCGTCCACGTACTCGACGACGCCCTGCGCCCGGTCGCCCCCGGCGGCACCGGAGAGCTGTACATCGCCGGACACTCCCTCGCCCGCGGCTATCTGCGCCGCCCCGGACTGACCGCCACCCGTTTCGTGGCATGCCCGTTCGGGGCGCCCGGCGAGCGCATGTACCGCACCGGGGACCTGGTGCGCCGGACGGACGACGGACAGCTCCTCTTCGTCGGCCGCGCCGACGACCAGGTCAAGGTCCGCGGACACCGGGTGGAGCTCGGCGAGGTGGAGACCGTCCTGCGCCGCCACCCGGACGTCGCCCAGAACGCGGTCACCGTCCACGGCGAACTCCTCGTCGCCCACGTCGTGGCGGGACCCGGCGCCCGCGTCGACGCCGAGGCACTGCGCGCCTACGCCGCCGCACGGTTGCCGGAGTACATGGTGCCCGGCGCCTTCGTCCTGCTGGACGCGCTCCCGCTCACCCCCAACGGCAAGACGGACCGCGCCGCGCTCCCCGCCCCCGACTTCCGGGCGGCGCCCGCCTCCGAGGACGCCCACCGGCCGCTCACCGAGCACGAGGAACTCCTCGGCCGGCTGTTCGCCGAGGTCCTGGGCGTCGACGAGGTGGGCCCGGACGACAACTTCTTCGACCTGGGCGGTCACTCCCTGCTCGCCACCCGCCTGCTGGTGAAGATCCGTGCGACGGTCGGCGCCGAGCTGTCGGTCGCCGATCTCTTCGACGCGCCCACCCCCGCGGGCCTCGCGGTCCGCCTCGCCCCGCCCGCTCCCTCGGGTCTGGTCCGGCGGGAGCGGCCGTCCGCCGTGCCGCTGTCGTTCGCTCAGCGCCGGTTGTGGTTCCTGCACCGGCTGGAGGGGCCGAGCGCGACGTACAACATCCCGTTCGTCCTGGAGGTGGACGGGCCGCTCGACGTCGCGGTGCTGGAGGCGGCGGTCAATGACGTCGTCGCCCGGCACGAACCCCTGCGGACCGTGATCAGGGAGCGCGAGGGCGATCCGGAGCAGGTCATCCGGGAACCGGCGCCGGACCTGGTGACCGTGGACCGCGCCGACGTGGCTCCCGGTGAGCTGGAGTCGGCGCTGCGCGACGCGGTGGCCCACACCTTCGAGCTCGGCAGTGAACTCCCCCTGTGCGTCAGCGTGTTCCGCACGGCGGCCGACCGGTGGGCCGTGCTGCTCCTCATGCACCACATCGCCGGGGACGGCGCGTCCGTACGGCCGCTGCTGCGCGACCTGACCGAGGCGTACGCGGCGCGGCAGCGCGGGGCGGCCCCCGAGTGGGCGCCGCTGCCGGTGACGTACACCGACTACGCCCTGTGGCAGCGCGAGCAGTTCGGGGAGGACGCGGAGGACGCGGAGCACGAGGACCTGACGTACTGGCGCACGGCCCTCGCCGGTCTGCCCGACGCGCTGGAGCTGCCCTCCGACCGGCCGCGCCCGGCGGTCAGCAGCCATCGCGGTGCCGTGCACACCTTCCGCGTCGAACCGGCGCTGCACCAGGGGCTGTTGAGCCTGGCGCGGGAGACGGGGACGACGCTGTTCATGGTGGTGCAGGCCGGTCTGGCCGCGCTGTTGTCCCGGTTGGGGGCGGGGGAGGACATCCCGCTGGGCTCGCCGGTGGCGGGGCGTACGGACGACAGTCTGGAGGAGCTGGTCGGGTTCTTCGTGAACACGCTGGTGCTGCGTACGGATGTCTCGGGTGATCCTTCCTTCCGTGAGCTGCTGGCCCGGGTGCGGGCCGCTGATCTGGAGGCGTACGCCCATCAGGACCTGCCCTTCGAGCAGTTGGTGGAGGCGCTCAACCCGGAGCGGTCACTGTCCCGGCAGCCCCTCTTCCAGGTGATGCTGTCGCTGGACAACAACCCGTCCGCCGCCGTCGCCGTGCCCGGACTCGGTGTGCGCACCCGGGTGGTGCGGGCCGAGGTCGCCCGTGTCGATCTGACGCTCAGCCTCAGCGAGGTCGACGGCGGGGGTGTCGAGGGCTCCTTGGAGTACGCCACCGACCTGTTCGAGGCGGACACCGCCGCCGCGCTGATGGCCCGACTGGTGGGACTGCTCGGCGAGGCCGTGGCCGATCCTTCCGTCGCCGTGTCCGGCCTGGACGTCCTCCGGCCGGGTGAGACGGCGACGCTGACGGGGGAGTGGAACGCGCCCGCGCTGCCCGCCGCCGCGCAGCGCACGCCCCGCACGGTCCAGGAACGCTTCGCCGAACAGGCCGCCCGCACCCCGGACGCGGTCGCACTGCGCCAGGCTGACGGCGGCACCGTCACCTACCGCGAGCTGGACGAGCGGCAGCGCCGCCTCGCGGGACGGCTGCGCGCCCTCGGCATCGGCCCCGGCAGCCGGGTCGCCGTCCTCCAGGAGCGCTCGGCGGCGCTGGTCGTCACCACGCTGGCCGTCCTGCGCACCGGAGCCGCTTATGTCCCGCTGAACCCGGCCGACCCCGCGCCCCGCATGCGGCACGTCCTGGCCGAGACGGGCGCGGCGGCCCTGGTCACCGACCGGGATCCGGCCGAGGCCCTGGGCGTGCCGGTGCTGCGCGTGGACGGCGCGGAGCACGCCGACGGCACGGGCGACGATTCGCTCTTCGCGGGCCACCCCGACGATCTCGCCTACGTCATGTACACCTCGGGCTCGACCGGTGCCCCCAAGGGCATCGCCGTGACCCACGCCAACATCCTGGCGCTGGCCGACGACCGGCACTGGCGTTCCGGTGCGCACGGCCGGGTCCTGGTGCACTCGCCGTACGCCTTCGACGCCTCGACGTACGAGATGTGGGTGCCGCTCCTGCACGGCGGGGAGGCGGTGCTGGCCCCCGCGGGCCGGCTGGACTCCGCCGCGCTCGCCGACACCGTCCAACGGCACGGTGTCACCGCGGTGTTCCTCACCACGGCCCTGTTCAACCATCTCGTCGAGGACCACCCCGACTGTCTGTCCGGGGTGCGGGAGGTGTGGACCGGCGGCGAGTTCGTCTCCCCGGGCGCGGTCCGACGGGCCCTCGAACGTTGCCCCGGCACCATCGTCGTCCACGTCTACGGACCCACCGAGACGACGACGTTCGCGGTCTGCCACCCACTGGCGGGGCCGGAGTCGGTCCGGGGCGAGACCGTGCCGATCGGCCGCGCCCTGGACGGCGACCGCTGCTTCGTGCTCGACGATCGGCTGCGGCCCGTGCCGCCCCATGTCGTGGGCGAGCTCTACATCGCGGGCGAGGGAGTGGCCCGCGGATACGTCGGCCAACCGGGCCTGACGGCAGGCCGGTTCGTGGCATGCCCGTTCGGGGCGCCCGGCGAGCGCATGTACCGCACCGGCGACCTGGTGCGCTGGACCGCCGACGGGCAGATCGTCTTCGTGGGCCGCGCCGACGACCAGGTGAAGATCCGCGGCCACCGCATCGAACTCGGCGAGATCCAGGCCGCGTTGCTCGACGACCCGAGCGTGGCGCACGCCGTGGTCACCGTCCTCGACGACGCCACCGTCGGCCGTCGCCTCGCCGCCCATGTCGTCCCCGCCGACCTCACGAACCCGCCCGTCGTGGACCGGCTGCGGGCCCGCCTCGCCCAGCTCCTGCCCGGGTTCATGGTGCCGGGGGTGTTCGTGGTGATGGAGGCGTTGCCGTTGACGCCGAACGGGAAGGTGGACCGGCGGGCGTTGCCGGTGCCTTCGGATGCGGTTCGGGGTGCTGACGGTGGTGGTCGGGTGGCGGGGTCGCCGGAGGAGGAGATGGTCTGCCGGGTGTTCGCGGAGGTGCTGGGTCTTTCGCGGGTGGGGGCGGACGCGCACTTCTTCGAGCTGGGTGGGCATTCGCTGCTGGCGACGCGGGTGGTGGGCCGGTTGCGGTCGTTGTTCGGGGTGGAGTTGCCGATCCAGGCGCTCTTCGATGCTCCGACGCCTGCGGGTCTTGCGGAGCGTGTGCGGGGTGTGGAGGGTCGGTCGCGGCCGGGTGTGGTGCGGCGGGAGCGGCCTGTGGTGGTGCCGTTGTCGTTCGCTCAGCGCCGGTTGTGGTTCCTGCACCGGCTGGAGGGTCCGAGTGCGACGTACAACATTCCGCTGGCTCTGGAGGTGGAAGGGCGGTTGGATGTCGGGGTGTTGGAGGGGGCGGTCAATGACGTCGTCGCCCGGCACGAACCCCTGCGGACCGTGATCGGGGAGCGCGAGGGCGTTCCCCAGCAGGTCATCCACGAGCCGGCGCCGGACCTGGTCGCCGTACGGACTCACGAGGTCGCGGCGGACGGGCTGCCGTCCGCGCTCGCGGAGGCGGTGACGTATCCCTTCGATCTCGGTGCCGAACTGCCGTTGCGGGTGGAGGTGTTCCGGTCCGGTCCGGAGCGGTGGACGGTGCTGCTGCTGGTGCATCACATCGCCGGGGACGGCTGGTCGCTGCGGCCGTTGCTGCGGGACCTGACCGAGGCGTACGCGGCACGGCAGCGCGGTGAGGTTCCGGAGTGGGCCCCGCTGCCGGTGACGTACACCGACTACGCGCTCTGGCAGCAGGAACTGCTCGGCGACGAGGACCAGCCCGGCACCCTCGCCCGGGAACAACTCGCCTATTGGCAAGGCGCCTTGAACGGAATCCCGGAACAGCTCGCGCTGCCCACGGACCGACCTCGGCCCGCCGAGCCCAGTTACCGCGGCGACATGCGCCACTTCTTCATCGAACCCGAGCTGCACCGGGCCCTGTTGGAACTGGCGCGGGAGACGGGGACGACGCTGTTCATGGTGGTGCAGGCCGGTCTGGCCGCGCTGTTGTCCCGGTTGGGGGCGGGGGAGGACATCCCGCTCGGCTCGCCGGTGGCGGGGCGTACGGACGACAGTCTGGAGGAGCTGGTCGGGTTCTTCGTGAACACGCTGGTGCTGCGTACGGATGTCTCGGGTGATCCTTCCTTCCGTGAGCTGCTGGCCCGGGTGCGGGCCGCTGATCTGGAGGCGTACGCCCATCAGGACCTGCCCTTCGAGCAGTTGGTGGACGCGGTCGGCGCCGAGCGGTCCATGGCGTACAACCCGCTGTTCCAGGTGATGCTGGCGCTGGACAACAACGCCGACACCGCCGTCGAGCTGCCAGGGCTCAGGGTGCGCCCGCGCCCGGTCGGCACCCGGGCCGCGCGCTTCGACCTCACGGTCGGGCTGAGCGAGCGGGTGGTGGGTGACCTGGGGGCCGAGGGGGTCCGGGGCAGCGTCGAGTACAGCACCGACCTGTTCGACGCGGCGACCGTCGACGCGTTCGCGGCCCGGCTGCTGCGACTGCTGGGCCAGGCGGTGGCCCGGCCCGACCTGCCCTTCGGCGAGCTGGAGATCCTCACCGACGAGGAGTCCACGGCACTGGGCACCGCCGGCCGACCGGAGGCCGCCGCCGCGGTCACGGCGCCCGCGCTGTTCGAGGAACGGGTCCGGGAGGCGCCGCACGCCGTCGCCGTCACGGCCGGGCGCGAACAGCGCACGTACCGGGAGCTGAACGAGGCCGCCAACCGGCTGGCCCGGGTACTGATCGAGCACGGGGCCGGTCCGGACACGGTGGTCGCGGTACGGCTGCCGCGTGGGCCCCGGCTCGCCGAGGCGATGCTGGCGGTCCTGAAGTCGGGCGCCGCGTACCTGCCGCTCGACCCGGACTATCCGGCCGGACGCATCGCCCACATGCTCGACGACGCCCGGCCGGTGCTCCTCGTCGGCCCGACGCCCGAAGCCGGGGTGCCCGTCCTCGACCTCGACGCCCCGGACACCCGCGACGCCCTCGGCGCCGTGTCCCCGCACGACGTGGCCGACTCCGAGCGCCGGGCACCCCTGCGCCCCGGGCATGTCGCCTACGTCGTCTACACCTCCGGCTCCACGGGCCGCCCCAAGGGCGTGGAGGTGCCGCACCGCGGGGTCGCCAACCTGGTCGCCGCCTCCCAGGAGGAGCTGGGTGGAGTCGGTCCCGGGAGCCGGGTGCTCCAGTTCGCCTCGCCCAGCTTCGACGGGGCGTTCTGGGAGATCGGCGCCACCCTGCTGGCCGGCGGCTGTGTGGTCATGCACCCCACGGGCGCGTGGAACGCCGCCGAGGACCTGGTACCGCTGGTGACCTCGCAGAAGGTGACCCATCTGGCCATCCCGCCGTCCGTGCTGGCGATCCTCCCCGACGACGCGCTGCTGCCGGACACCACGCTGTTCGTCGTCGGTGAGGCCTGCCCGCCCGCGCTGATGGCGCACTGGGCGCCGCGCTGCCGGATGCTCAACTCCTACGGCCCGACCGAGACCACCGTCTCGGCGACCGTCACCGAGCCGCTCACCGCGGGCGGCACCCCGCCCATCGGCACCCCGATCCGGGGCGTGCGCGTTCATCTGCTCGACGAGCGGCTGCGGCCGGTGCCGCCCGGTGTGCCGGCCGAGGTGTACATCGCCGGCGCGGGCCTGGCCCGCGGCTACCGGAGCCGGCCCACCGCCACCGCCGAACGCTTCGTGGCCGACCCCTGGGGCGCGCCGGGCAGCCGGATGTACCGCACCGGGGACCTCGCCAGGCGCCGCACGGACGGTCAGCTGGAGTTCGTCGGCCGGGTGGACGAACAGGTCAAGATCCGCGGCTACCGGATCGAACTCGGCGAGATCGAGACGGCGCTGGCCGCACACCCCGGGGTCGCCCGGACGGCCGTCGCCGTGCACACCGGGCCGCGCACCAGCCGCCTCGTCGGCTACGTCGTCCCCGCGCCCGGCACCGACGGCCCCGACGGCGCCGAGCTGCGGGCCTTCGTGGCGCGGACGCTGCCGGACTACATGGTCCCGGCCGCCTTCGTCACGCTGGACCGCCTGCCCCTGTCGCCCAACGGCAAGCTGGACCGGGCCGCGCTGCCCGCCCCCGAACCGGTGGGCGCCATCGGCGGACGGGCGCCGCTAGGGGCGGTGGAGGAGACGCTGTGCGGCATCGTGCGCGAGGCGCTCGGCATGCCGGACGCCGGAGTGGAGGACGACTTCTTCGACCTGGGCGGCGACAGCATCACCGCCATCCAGCTCAGCAGCCGGGCCCGGGCCGCCGGACTCGCCCTGTCGCCGCGGGACGTCTTCCGGCACCGCACGGTCGCCGCCCTCGCCCGCGTGGCCACCGAGACCGGCGCCGCGGTGGAGCCGGACGACGGCACCGGAGAAGTGACGCCGACGCCGGTGATGCGGTGGCTGTACGAGCTCGGCGGTCCCACCGACGGCTTCCACCAGTCGATGCTGCTGCGGACGCCCGCGGGCGTACGACAGGACACGGTCGCCGCGGTGCTCCAAACCCTCCTCGACCACCACGACATGCTGCGCGTGCGCCGGGACGAGGAGGGAAGGCTGGTGGTTCCGCCGGCCGGCGCGGTCCGGGCGGCGGAGCTGCTGCGCCGCGTGGACCGCGTAACGCCTGAGCACTTTGCGGAGGAGTCGGCGCGAACTGTTGCCGAACTCGCTCCCGCCCAGGGCCGTACCGTCGCCGCCGTCTGGTTCGACCATGGCCCCGACGAGTCGGGCCGACTGTTCCTCGCCGTGCACCACCTCGCCGTGGACGGGGTCTCCTGGCGCATCCTCCTGGAGGACATCGCCGAGGCGGGCCGCGCGCTCACCGAGGGCCGGGAACCGCGTCCACAGCCCGTGGTCACGTCCTTCCGGCGCTGGTCGCAGCTGCTGGCCGCCGAGGCCGACAGCACCCGGCGCACCGCCGAACTGCCGCACTGGCAGGCCACGTCGACCGTACCCGCGCCGCTCGCGCCGGGCCTGGACCCGGTGCCGGGCCGGGACGTCACCCGCACGATCCGGCGCCGCGCCGACAGCCTCGCCGCGGACACCGGCCGGGCGCTGCTCACGACGGTCGCCCCGGCGTTCCACTGCGGTCCCGACGAACTCCTGCTCACCGCGCTCGCGTTGGCCGTGGCCCGCTGGCGCCGCGACCGCGGCACACCGGCCGACGCGCTGCTCGTCGAGCTGGAGGGGCACGGCCGCGCCGACCTCCCCGGTGCGGACGTCTCCCGCACGGTCGGCTGGTTCACCAGCGCGCATCCGGTCCGGCTCGACCTCGCCCACACCGACCTGGACGAGGCGCTCGCCGGCGGACCGGCCCTCGGCGACGCCGTGAAGCGGATCAAGGAGCAGGTGCGGTCCGCCCCCGGCGACCGTATCGGCCACGGTCTGCTGCGCCATCTCAACGCGGGCACCGCGCCCCGGCTCGCCGGACTCGCCGTGCCGCGCGTCGGCTTCAACTACCTCGGCAGGCTGCCCTCCGGCGGCCCGGCCGCCGACTGGGCGATCGACCCGGCCCCGGGCGCCTTCGGCGGCGGCGCCGACCCGGACCTGCCCGCGGTGCACACCCTGGCCCTGAACGTCGTGGCCGAGGACCGCCCCGAGGGGCCGGTGCTGCGCGCCGGGTGGACCTGGCCGGGCGCGCTGCTCGGCGAGGACGACGTGGCGGCCCTCGCCGACACCTGGCTCGCGGTGCTGGCCACGCTCGCCCGGCACGACGCGGGCGACGCCGGGCGCACCCCGTCCGACGTACCGCTGGTCGGCCTCAGCCAGGACCAGCTCGACCGACTCGAAGCAGCTTGGAGGTCCCCGCGGTGA